A genomic window from Nicotiana sylvestris chromosome 11, ASM39365v2, whole genome shotgun sequence includes:
- the LOC104239258 gene encoding porphobilinogen deaminase, chloroplastic-like: MEKFATLNASNLSSASLLPIGFSSPCVKSAVLAQRSRVHVTRASIAVEQQAQTKVAVIRVGTRGSPLALAQAYETREKLIASYPDLAEEGAIQIVIIKTTGDKILSQPLADIGGKGLFTKEIDEALINGEIDIAVHSMKDVPTYLPEKTILPCNLPREDVRDVFISLTAGSLAQLPSGSTIGTASLRRKSQILHRYPSLNVLENFRGNVQTRLRKLNEGVVQATLLALAGLKRMNMTENVTSILPIEDMLPAVAQGAIGIACRTDDETMANYIASLNHEETRLAVACERAFLKTLDGSCRTPIAGYACRGEDGDCIFKGLVASPDGTRVIETSRKGPYTFEDMIRMGEDAGKELLAEAGPGFFGN, translated from the exons ATGGAGAAGTTTGCTACTCTCAACGCTTCAAACTTGAGCTCTGCTTCTCTTTTACCAATTGGGTTTTCTTCGCCTTGCGTCAAATCTGCAGTGTTGGCTCAACGCTCAAGGGTCCACGTCACAAGGGCTTCCATTGCTGTAGAGCAGCAAGCTCAAACTAAGGTTGCTGTCATCAGAGTTGGTACTAGAGGAAG CCCCCTAGCTCTTGCCCAAGCTTATGAGACTCGTGAGAAGCTAATAGCCTCATATCCTGACCTTGCTGAAGAGGGAGCCATTCAAATTGTAATAATAAAGACGACAGGTGATAAGATATTAAGTCAGCCTCTTGCAGACATTGGCGGAAAAGGGTTGTTCACAAAAGAAATAGATGAAGCTCTCATCAATGGGGAAATTGATATTGCTGTCCACTCAATGAAAGATGTGCCCACATATCTGCCAGAGAAGACAATTTTACCGTGCAACCTTCCACGTGAAGATGTGAGGGATGTATTCATTTCTTTAACTGCAGGTTCTCTGGCCCAGCTTCCATCAGGAAGCACAATTGGTACTGCTTCGCTGAGGAGGAAGTCACAGATTCTCCACCGGTATCCCTCACTCAAT GTGCTGGAGAATTTCAGAGGCAATGTTCAGACAAGGTTAAGGAAACTGAATGAGGGGGTAGTTCAAGCAACATTATTGGCATTGGCAGGTCTAAAACGTATGAATATGACAGAAAATGTAACTTCCATTCTCCCTATAGAAGATATGCTACCGGCTGTTGCTCAAGGAGCCATTGGTATTGCCTGCAGAACTGACGACGAGACAATG GCCAATTACATTGCCTCATTGAATCATGAGGAAACCAGATTAGCAGTGGCTTGTGAGAGAGCATTTTTGAAGACTTTGGATGGATCTTGTCGAACCCCAATTGCTGGGTATGCCTGTCGAGGTGAAGATGGAGATTGTATTTTCAAAGGATTGGTTGCCTCTCCAGATGGAACTCGAG TTATTGAAACCTCTAGAAAAGGCCCATATACGTTTGAAGACATGATACGAATGGGCGAAGATGCAGGCAAAGAACTACTCGCAGAAGCAGGTCCAGGATTTTTTGGAAACTGA